A window from Bordetella petrii encodes these proteins:
- a CDS encoding AMP-binding protein yields MSRPWLAHYPDGVPAEISIEPHTSLAELLDQACLRHAGRVACTAMGTDLTYAQLDAHARAFAGWLQGLGLQKGARVALMMPNVPAYLVCMLGTLRAGHVVVNVNPLYKTDELQRQMLDSGAEVIVILENFARTLQEVGDRGALRHVVVTGPGDLLGGLKAPLVNLAARYIKRMIPAWRIDGALRLPQVLARGAAAPFTPPALSLDDVAVLQYTGGTTGVPKGAMLSHGNLVANVLQLQAVARPALRDLEHGQLTIISALPLYHVFAMTVCGLFGIYAGMRNLLIINPRDQPALIDAWRKAGVNIFPGVNTLFNALAHNADFARLDFSGLRLTLGGGMAVQRQVAERWLQITGRPLIEGYGLSETSPVATVNPTDAREYSGSIGLPLPSTDVAILDDDGKPVPLGERGEVCIRGPQVMLGYWQKPEETRRSMTSDGFFRTGDIGIMDEKGYTRIVDRKKDMIAVSGFKVYPNEVEAVIAAHPGVLECAVVGVPDDHSGEAVKAFVVRKDPSLTEAQVIDWCKEKLTGYKRPHAVEFRGELPKSNVGKILRRELRPGQ; encoded by the coding sequence ATGTCACGTCCCTGGCTCGCGCACTATCCCGACGGCGTTCCCGCCGAGATCTCCATCGAACCCCATACTTCGCTGGCCGAACTGCTCGACCAGGCCTGCCTGCGCCATGCCGGCCGCGTGGCGTGCACCGCCATGGGCACCGACCTCACCTACGCCCAGCTCGACGCCCACGCGCGGGCCTTCGCGGGCTGGCTGCAGGGCCTGGGGCTGCAAAAGGGCGCCCGGGTGGCCCTGATGATGCCCAACGTGCCCGCCTACCTGGTGTGCATGCTGGGCACGCTGCGCGCGGGCCACGTGGTGGTCAACGTCAACCCGCTGTACAAAACAGACGAATTGCAGCGGCAAATGCTCGACAGCGGCGCCGAAGTCATCGTCATTCTGGAAAACTTCGCCCGCACGCTGCAAGAGGTCGGCGACCGCGGCGCGCTGCGGCACGTGGTGGTTACCGGCCCGGGCGACCTGCTGGGCGGCCTGAAGGCGCCGCTGGTGAACCTGGCCGCGCGCTATATCAAGCGCATGATTCCCGCCTGGCGCATCGACGGCGCGCTGCGCCTGCCGCAGGTGCTGGCGCGCGGGGCGGCCGCGCCGTTCACGCCGCCCGCGCTGAGCCTGGACGATGTGGCCGTGCTGCAGTACACGGGCGGCACCACCGGCGTGCCCAAGGGCGCGATGCTGTCGCACGGCAACCTGGTGGCCAACGTGCTGCAGCTGCAGGCCGTGGCGCGCCCGGCGCTGCGCGACCTGGAACACGGCCAGCTCACCATCATCAGCGCGCTGCCGCTGTACCACGTGTTCGCCATGACCGTATGCGGCCTGTTCGGCATTTATGCGGGTATGCGCAACCTGCTCATCATCAATCCGCGCGACCAGCCCGCCCTGATCGACGCGTGGCGCAAGGCGGGCGTGAACATCTTTCCGGGCGTCAATACCCTGTTCAACGCGCTGGCGCACAACGCCGACTTCGCCAGGCTCGATTTCTCCGGCCTGCGCCTGACCCTGGGCGGCGGCATGGCGGTGCAGCGCCAGGTGGCCGAACGCTGGCTGCAGATCACCGGACGTCCGCTCATCGAAGGCTACGGGTTGTCGGAAACCTCGCCCGTGGCCACCGTAAACCCCACCGATGCGCGCGAGTATTCCGGGTCCATCGGGCTGCCGCTGCCGTCCACCGACGTGGCCATTCTGGATGACGACGGCAAGCCCGTGCCGCTGGGCGAGCGCGGCGAAGTCTGCATCCGCGGCCCGCAGGTCATGCTGGGCTACTGGCAGAAGCCCGAAGAAACCCGCCGCAGCATGACCAGCGACGGCTTCTTTCGCACCGGCGACATCGGCATCATGGATGAAAAAGGCTATACCCGCATTGTCGACCGCAAGAAAGACATGATCGCGGTGTCGGGCTTCAAGGTCTATCCCAACGAGGTCGAGGCCGTCATCGCGGCCCACCCCGGCGTGCTCGAGTGCGCGGTGGTAGGCGTGCCCGACGACCACTCCGGCGAGGCCGTGAAGGCTTTCGTGGTCAGGAAAGACCCATCCCTGACCGAAGCGCAGGTGATCGACTGGTGCAAGGAAAAGCTTACGGGCTACAAGCGCCCGCATGCGGTCGAGTTTCGCGGCGAACTGCCCAAGAGCAATGTGGGCAAGATACTACGCCGCGAATTGCGCCCCGGGCAGTAG
- a CDS encoding acyl-CoA thioesterase has product MPTTDHSSTALPKGHDPVLRVMPMPADANIHGDVFGGWIMSQVDIAGSVPAARRAAGRVATVAVNAFQFKQPVFVGDLLSFYATITKTGTTSVTVSVEVYAERHRLDAEVVKVTEATLTYVATDEARRSRPLPTL; this is encoded by the coding sequence ATGCCTACCACCGACCACTCTTCCACGGCATTGCCCAAGGGCCACGACCCGGTACTGCGCGTCATGCCCATGCCGGCCGACGCCAATATCCATGGCGACGTCTTCGGCGGCTGGATCATGTCTCAGGTCGATATCGCCGGCTCGGTCCCGGCGGCGCGCCGGGCGGCCGGGCGGGTCGCCACGGTGGCAGTCAATGCCTTCCAGTTCAAGCAGCCGGTGTTCGTGGGCGACCTGCTCAGCTTTTACGCAACTATCACAAAGACGGGCACGACTTCGGTTACCGTATCGGTCGAGGTCTATGCCGAACGCCATCGCCTGGATGCAGAAGTCGTCAAGGTCACCGAAGCCACCCTGACCTACGTTGCCACCGACGAGGCCCGGCGCAGCCGCCCCCTGCCCACCCTTTAA
- a CDS encoding inositol monophosphatase family protein, with protein MPTTEPTTTQAAPLDLAAAIDTAVSAAHTGAAILQSYAHHRSDLVIDHKARNDLVSQADREAEAAIIESLRARTPEFGIVAEETGGAEQGPATWYIDPLDGTTNFLHGIPHYAVSIALVAHAGTRVPGSGPLAEDTPVIGVIYDPSREELFTAVHGIGSWLNGRRIACSRTQSLNDAVLATGFPFRDFSFASQYMPMLQDAICTARGVRRMGAAALDLAWTACGRYDGYWEMGLAPWDVAAGTLILREAGGVCHDMHQQDPWPVGGRVVAGNPAIVDALHELVAPHLRAP; from the coding sequence ATGCCGACGACAGAACCCACCACGACCCAGGCTGCACCGCTGGACCTGGCTGCCGCCATCGACACCGCTGTATCGGCGGCCCACACCGGCGCCGCCATCCTGCAATCGTACGCGCACCATCGCTCCGATCTCGTGATCGACCACAAGGCCCGCAACGACCTGGTTTCACAGGCCGACCGCGAAGCCGAGGCGGCCATCATCGAATCGCTGCGGGCCCGCACGCCCGAATTCGGCATTGTGGCCGAAGAAACCGGCGGCGCCGAACAGGGGCCGGCCACCTGGTACATCGACCCGCTCGACGGCACCACCAATTTCCTGCACGGCATTCCCCACTATGCCGTGTCGATCGCCCTGGTCGCGCATGCGGGCACGCGCGTGCCGGGCAGCGGCCCGCTGGCCGAAGACACGCCGGTAATCGGCGTGATTTACGACCCCAGCCGCGAAGAACTCTTCACCGCCGTGCACGGCATCGGTTCGTGGCTCAATGGCCGGCGCATCGCCTGCTCGCGCACGCAATCGCTGAACGACGCGGTGCTGGCCACAGGCTTTCCGTTCCGCGATTTTTCGTTCGCCAGCCAGTACATGCCCATGCTGCAAGACGCCATCTGCACGGCCCGCGGCGTGCGCCGCATGGGCGCGGCGGCGCTCGACCTGGCCTGGACGGCCTGCGGACGCTACGACGGCTACTGGGAAATGGGCCTGGCGCCCTGGGACGTGGCCGCCGGCACGCTGATCCTGCGCGAAGCGGGCGGCGTATGCCACGACATGCACCAGCAAGACCCCTGGCCCGTGGGCGGGCGCGTGGTGGCCGGCAACCCGGCCATCGTCGACGCGCTGCACGAACTGGTGGCGCCGCACCTGCGGGCCCCCTGA
- a CDS encoding glycoside hydrolase family 31 protein codes for MPPKFDFAHTTQLDSVELLSSRPSRIDFDAGDGLRLVVEAHAPGVFRLRCGEANLLTDDKPGARARAVAEMLLARQEAVGECTIAPHDDGGGWRITQGDVALDIQSDPVRIALYRGDARLLSSDVSAHEPAFGHNALDEAEHAVWNAAFGLEAGERVYGLGETPGDLNRRDEAVVSDDPEHRALPLAWSPRGWGVYVNTMHRVQHGVGVAPIDDAYALSVEDTVLDLFLFAGEPGEILNQYTALTGRAGQPVLWAMGAWLQQAEGEMPTQTAALVAQMREMQLPLDAVRLAQPAAWGFQADKTVFEWDAQRFPDARQMLALFHKHHVHVAATGFPGVIKSSPLFEELEDRGWLLTRDDGSAQVFDGNAATAGRPYGLLDLTYRDVYNLWIERHRQLLEDGLDAPACDAQIALPEGVSARNGESGAALRTMYPLLARRALFDAVAGHKVPPEGVVPSTDLFPAAQRLPWQTGPQVTNDWAGLQHTLRTALSIGASGVPVQVHAIGSATAPLDGMTPELYLRWLTAGVFSANFCFQGISALLPWSFGDAALEQARTWLQWRYRLIPYVLGAIEDSVRTGLPVQRSMALSFPHDPDAHDWDLQYLLGPALLVAPVTQPGNSVRVYLPKGDAWWDLNTGHRYEGGTTWTIECGTDKFPVFGREGHMLCLGPVAQHAGEFNSARILDEVWMFGMPVHNPVVMRNKIRVMQMQGSSYIKGLEGLRILPSEGLEVKRRGAEVRISRAR; via the coding sequence GTGCCGCCCAAATTCGACTTTGCCCATACTACCCAGCTCGATTCTGTCGAGCTGTTGTCGTCGCGTCCCAGCCGCATTGATTTCGATGCGGGCGATGGATTGCGTCTGGTAGTCGAGGCGCATGCGCCTGGTGTGTTTCGCCTGCGCTGCGGCGAGGCGAATCTCCTTACCGACGACAAGCCCGGCGCGCGCGCGCGGGCTGTTGCCGAAATGTTGCTTGCGCGCCAAGAGGCCGTGGGCGAATGTACGATCGCGCCGCATGACGACGGCGGAGGCTGGCGCATTACGCAGGGCGACGTCGCGCTCGACATCCAGTCCGATCCGGTGCGCATCGCGCTGTATCGCGGCGATGCCAGGCTGCTGTCTTCCGACGTTTCGGCGCACGAGCCTGCTTTCGGCCACAACGCGCTCGATGAAGCCGAGCATGCCGTCTGGAACGCCGCCTTCGGCCTCGAGGCCGGCGAACGCGTCTACGGCCTGGGCGAAACCCCGGGCGACCTGAACCGCCGCGACGAAGCCGTGGTGTCCGACGACCCCGAGCACCGCGCCCTGCCGCTGGCCTGGAGCCCGCGCGGCTGGGGCGTGTACGTGAACACCATGCATCGCGTGCAGCACGGGGTGGGCGTGGCGCCCATCGACGATGCGTACGCGCTGTCGGTCGAAGACACCGTGCTCGACCTGTTCCTGTTTGCCGGCGAACCCGGCGAGATCCTGAACCAGTACACCGCCCTGACGGGCCGGGCCGGGCAGCCGGTGCTGTGGGCCATGGGCGCGTGGCTGCAGCAGGCCGAAGGCGAGATGCCCACGCAAACCGCCGCGCTGGTCGCGCAGATGCGCGAGATGCAGCTGCCGCTCGACGCCGTCAGGCTGGCGCAGCCGGCGGCCTGGGGCTTTCAGGCCGACAAGACCGTATTCGAATGGGATGCCCAGCGCTTCCCCGACGCGCGCCAGATGCTGGCCTTGTTCCACAAGCACCATGTGCACGTGGCGGCCACCGGCTTTCCGGGGGTCATCAAGTCCAGCCCGCTGTTCGAAGAGCTGGAAGACCGCGGCTGGCTGCTGACGCGTGACGACGGCAGCGCCCAGGTGTTCGACGGCAACGCCGCCACCGCCGGCCGGCCCTACGGTTTGCTGGACCTGACCTACCGCGACGTCTACAACCTGTGGATCGAGCGCCATCGCCAGCTGCTCGAAGACGGCCTGGACGCGCCCGCCTGCGACGCCCAGATCGCGCTTCCCGAAGGCGTCAGCGCGCGCAACGGCGAAAGCGGCGCCGCGCTGCGCACCATGTATCCGTTGCTGGCGCGGCGCGCGCTGTTCGACGCAGTGGCCGGCCACAAGGTGCCGCCCGAAGGCGTGGTGCCCAGCACCGACCTGTTCCCGGCGGCGCAGCGCCTGCCCTGGCAGACCGGCCCGCAGGTAACCAACGACTGGGCCGGCCTGCAGCATACCTTGCGCACGGCGCTGTCCATCGGCGCCAGCGGTGTGCCGGTGCAGGTGCATGCCATCGGCTCGGCCACCGCGCCGCTGGACGGCATGACGCCCGAGCTTTACCTGCGCTGGCTGACGGCCGGCGTGTTTTCGGCCAACTTCTGCTTCCAGGGCATTTCCGCCTTGCTGCCCTGGTCGTTCGGCGATGCCGCGCTCGAGCAGGCGCGCACCTGGCTGCAGTGGCGCTATCGCCTGATTCCCTACGTGCTGGGGGCCATCGAAGATTCGGTGCGCACCGGGCTGCCGGTGCAGCGTTCCATGGCCCTGAGCTTTCCGCACGACCCCGACGCCCACGACTGGGACCTGCAGTATCTGCTGGGGCCGGCGCTGCTGGTGGCCCCGGTCACGCAGCCCGGCAACAGCGTGCGCGTGTACCTGCCCAAGGGCGATGCGTGGTGGGACCTGAACACCGGCCATCGCTACGAAGGCGGCACGACCTGGACCATCGAGTGCGGCACCGACAAGTTTCCGGTGTTCGGCCGCGAAGGGCACATGCTGTGCCTGGGGCCGGTGGCGCAGCACGCGGGCGAATTCAATTCGGCCCGCATCCTGGACGAAGTCTGGATGTTCGGCATGCCCGTCCACAACCCCGTGGTCATGCGCAACAAGATCCGCGTCATGCAGATGCAGGGCTCCAGCTACATCAAGGGGCTGGAAGGCCTGCGCATTCTTCCGTCGGAAGGCCTGGAGGTCAAGCGCCGCGGCGCCGAGGTTCGTATTTCGCGAGCCCGGTAG
- a CDS encoding M20 aminoacylase family protein: MNLLEPIVAWHRDIAGIRRDIHAHPELAFEEFRTADLVAARLQEWGIEIDRGLGGTGVVGIIRGNTASPRAVGLRADMDALPMQEANTFEHASRIQGKMHACGHDGHTAMLLAAARYLAQHRDFAGTVYVIFQPAEEGGGGAKRMIDDGLFTRFPMEAVFGMHNWPGLAVGQFGLTAGPIMASSNEFIITIQGKGTHAGMPHLGIDPVMTAVQLAQSLQTIITRNRNPLDAAVLSITQIHTGSADNVVPNQAVMRGTVRTFTLETLDLIERRMEEIARHTCAALDCDVEFDFRRNYPPTINHAREAAFCAEVMRGIVGADNVDEHVQPTMGAEDFAFMLQEMPGCYVWIGNGEGGHRDAGHGMGPCMLHNGSYDFNDELLPLGGTYWVELARQWLARPAPGQA, translated from the coding sequence ATGAATCTGCTCGAACCCATCGTTGCCTGGCACCGCGATATCGCCGGCATCCGGCGCGACATCCACGCCCACCCCGAACTGGCCTTCGAAGAATTCCGCACCGCCGACCTGGTCGCCGCGCGCCTGCAGGAATGGGGCATCGAAATCGACCGCGGCCTGGGCGGCACCGGCGTGGTCGGCATCATCCGCGGCAACACCGCCAGCCCGCGCGCCGTGGGCCTGCGCGCCGACATGGACGCGCTGCCCATGCAAGAGGCCAACACCTTCGAACACGCCAGCCGGATCCAGGGCAAGATGCACGCCTGCGGGCACGACGGCCACACCGCCATGCTGCTGGCGGCCGCGCGCTACCTGGCGCAGCACCGCGATTTCGCCGGCACCGTATATGTCATTTTCCAGCCGGCCGAAGAAGGCGGCGGCGGCGCCAAGCGCATGATCGACGACGGCCTGTTCACGCGCTTTCCCATGGAAGCCGTGTTCGGCATGCACAACTGGCCCGGCCTGGCCGTGGGCCAGTTCGGCCTGACCGCCGGCCCCATCATGGCCTCGAGCAACGAATTCATCATCACCATCCAGGGCAAGGGCACGCACGCCGGCATGCCGCACCTGGGCATCGATCCGGTCATGACGGCCGTGCAGTTGGCGCAGTCGCTGCAAACCATCATTACGCGCAACCGCAACCCGCTCGACGCCGCCGTGCTCAGCATTACGCAAATCCACACCGGCAGCGCCGACAACGTCGTGCCCAACCAGGCGGTCATGCGCGGCACGGTGCGCACCTTCACGCTCGAAACCCTCGACCTGATCGAGCGGCGCATGGAAGAAATCGCGCGCCACACCTGCGCCGCGCTCGACTGCGACGTCGAATTCGATTTCCGCCGCAACTACCCGCCCACCATCAACCACGCCCGCGAAGCCGCATTCTGCGCCGAGGTCATGCGCGGCATCGTCGGCGCCGACAACGTCGACGAGCACGTGCAACCCACCATGGGCGCCGAAGACTTCGCCTTCATGCTGCAGGAAATGCCGGGCTGCTATGTGTGGATCGGCAACGGCGAAGGCGGGCATCGCGACGCCGGGCACGGCATGGGCCCCTGCATGCTGCACAACGGCAGCTACGATTTCAACGACGAACTGCTGCCGTTGGGCGGCACCTATTGGGTCGAACTGGCGCGCCAGTGGCTGGCGCGGCCGGCCCCCGGGCAAGCCTAG
- a CDS encoding LysR family transcriptional regulator gives MTPDQLLTFAYVADTGNISRAAGLLHLSQPAVSGQLRLLQDWFGEPLYRRSGHGVALTAAGERLAEQARQLRQVYNQAHAAREAWRGLETGTLRLGASTTPASYLLPSLVADFRRRFPSVSLHLSDGNTRQIVERLPVLDLAFIEGEVPAGLPADTAVHGWRQDEVVAIARADHPLAGKGAARMRDLAGEPLVMREPGSGVRQLVERAFDSAGLAPSVGLELAGVEGVKQAVRAGLGIGFVSLMSMRHEDGTLAVIRMLPRPLTRTLSILVPHAHASARAAGRFLEACLALRAAAGD, from the coding sequence ATGACACCCGACCAGCTGTTGACCTTCGCCTACGTGGCCGACACCGGCAATATCAGCCGGGCGGCCGGCCTGCTGCATCTGTCGCAGCCGGCCGTATCGGGGCAGCTGCGCCTGCTGCAAGACTGGTTCGGCGAACCGCTGTACCGCCGCAGCGGCCACGGCGTGGCGCTGACCGCCGCCGGCGAGCGCCTGGCCGAGCAGGCGCGCCAGCTGCGGCAGGTGTACAACCAGGCCCACGCCGCGCGCGAAGCCTGGCGCGGGCTGGAAACCGGCACGCTGCGCCTGGGGGCCAGCACCACGCCGGCCAGCTACCTGCTGCCTTCGCTGGTGGCCGACTTCCGCCGGCGCTTTCCGTCGGTCAGCCTGCACCTGTCGGATGGCAATACGCGCCAGATTGTCGAGCGGCTGCCGGTGCTGGACCTGGCCTTCATCGAAGGCGAGGTGCCCGCGGGCCTGCCGGCCGATACCGCCGTGCACGGCTGGCGCCAGGACGAGGTGGTGGCCATCGCGCGCGCCGACCACCCTCTGGCGGGCAAGGGTGCGGCGCGCATGCGCGACCTGGCGGGCGAGCCGCTGGTGATGCGCGAGCCCGGTTCGGGCGTGCGGCAATTGGTGGAGCGCGCCTTCGACAGCGCCGGGCTGGCGCCTTCGGTGGGGCTGGAACTGGCGGGCGTGGAGGGCGTGAAGCAGGCGGTGCGCGCCGGGCTGGGCATCGGCTTCGTGTCGCTGATGTCGATGCGCCACGAAGACGGCACGCTGGCGGTGATACGCATGCTGCCGCGGCCGTTGACCCGCACGCTCAGCATCCTGGTGCCGCACGCCCATGCGTCCGCGCGCGCGGCCGGGCGCTTCCTGGAGGCTTGCCTGGCGCTGCGCGCCGCGGCCGGCGATTGA
- a CDS encoding YeiH family protein: protein MSTSTALPLATPWRDKLNGVLFVALMTVAVMQLSDLPAIRQLGFSPLVVGIVCGMLYGNFLRGTMPADWAAGVNFTARRLLRIAVAFYGLNISIQQIAAVGLPGLAVSVAVVVGTLLLGTVVGQRLLGLDRDTAMLTAAGSAICGAAAVLAFEPTLRAAPHKSAVAVATVVLFGTLSMFLYPVLYHAGWLSLDTQALGIYIGGTVHEVAQVVGAASNIDPATTEVATIVKMTRVALLVPVLLVLGLWLRSAAARAEPGHAKARLPIPWFAVGFLVLAIVNSLAILPPDVVTATRRLDVFALTMAMTALGIETRFSQIRKAGPRVLALGLILYAWLLFGGYGIVKLAT from the coding sequence ATGTCGACTTCTACCGCCCTGCCCCTGGCCACTCCCTGGCGCGACAAGCTCAATGGCGTGCTGTTCGTGGCGCTGATGACTGTCGCCGTCATGCAACTGAGCGACCTGCCGGCCATCCGCCAGCTGGGATTCTCGCCCCTGGTGGTGGGCATCGTGTGCGGCATGTTGTACGGCAATTTCCTGCGCGGTACCATGCCGGCCGACTGGGCGGCGGGCGTCAATTTCACGGCGCGGCGGCTGCTGCGCATTGCCGTGGCGTTCTATGGCCTGAACATCAGCATCCAGCAGATCGCCGCCGTGGGCCTGCCGGGGCTGGCCGTATCGGTGGCGGTGGTGGTGGGCACGCTGTTGCTGGGCACCGTGGTGGGCCAGCGCCTGCTGGGCCTGGACCGCGACACCGCCATGCTCACGGCGGCCGGCAGCGCCATCTGCGGCGCCGCGGCCGTCCTGGCCTTCGAGCCCACCCTGCGCGCCGCCCCCCATAAAAGCGCGGTGGCCGTGGCCACCGTGGTGCTGTTCGGCACCCTGTCGATGTTCCTGTACCCGGTGCTGTACCACGCGGGCTGGCTGTCGCTGGATACCCAGGCCCTGGGCATTTATATCGGCGGCACGGTGCACGAGGTCGCCCAGGTGGTGGGCGCGGCCAGCAACATCGACCCGGCCACCACCGAAGTCGCCACCATCGTCAAAATGACGCGCGTCGCCCTGCTGGTGCCCGTGCTGCTGGTGCTGGGCCTGTGGCTGCGCAGCGCCGCCGCGCGCGCCGAACCGGGCCACGCCAAGGCGCGCCTGCCCATCCCGTGGTTCGCGGTCGGCTTCCTGGTGCTGGCCATTGTCAATTCGCTGGCCATCCTGCCGCCCGATGTGGTTACCGCCACCCGCCGGCTGGACGTCTTCGCCCTGACCATGGCCATGACCGCGCTGGGCATCGAGACCCGCTTCAGCCAGATCCGCAAGGCCGGCCCGCGCGTGCTGGCGCTGGGCCTCATCCTGTACGCCTGGCTGCTGTTCGGCGGCTACGGCATCGTGAAACTGGCAACGTAG
- the mnmC gene encoding FAD-dependent 5-carboxymethylaminomethyl-2-thiouridine(34) oxidoreductase MnmC has protein sequence MPSYSPLLPPAAGLDADGRFSSAAYGDVYHSPSGALGQAEHVFLRGNGLPQRWRGRQAFTVCETGFGLGLNFLALWHAWRTDPARPRRLHMLSIEAHPFTRDALRGWLRQLAPDVLRGLAEQLADQWPACLPGLHRLEFEGGTLTLTLAFGAASTLAPQLRASVDAYFLDGFAPDRNPDLWQPALMRDLARLAAPDATLATWASAGPVRQALRDAGFQVRRQPGYGGKWHMTAGVRAPGPAQAPGDAWALARGADGAGQDEVVVVGGGLAGAGIAQALALRGRPVCVIDAAGPASAHAGHVAAALTPVIARDDNARARLSRAGSQRALARWAALAPDAAPWRCGTLQLERDAGRSAAMEETLRQLQFPADWVRAVDRDEATAQAGVPVARGGVFFADGLLVRPARLIPALLATPGVRRVEGRAVALRHAGHGWQVLDGGGQLLGQGATVVLANAFGAQALLRGSGLLEPLPRVAQMHALAGEVSLLPAAGLGGGPRCIVGGEGYLLPAVDGWCVAGSTYEHGASAAQVSAAGQQTTLDKAAGLLGGLPPAWAALVPGQLPGWAGWRAVLPGRLPAVGPLGHAPGVWLAAGYASRGLSWSALAGDLVGACLYGEPLPLPADLLAAVAPR, from the coding sequence ATGCCTTCTTATTCGCCCCTGCTTCCTCCCGCCGCCGGCCTCGATGCCGACGGGCGTTTCAGCAGCGCCGCGTATGGCGATGTCTATCACAGCCCGTCCGGCGCGCTGGGGCAGGCCGAGCATGTGTTCCTGCGCGGCAACGGCCTGCCGCAGCGCTGGCGCGGGCGGCAGGCCTTCACCGTGTGCGAGACGGGTTTCGGGCTGGGGCTGAATTTCCTGGCGCTGTGGCATGCCTGGCGTACGGACCCGGCGCGGCCGCGCCGGCTGCACATGCTGTCGATCGAGGCGCATCCGTTCACCCGCGATGCGCTGCGCGGCTGGCTGCGGCAATTGGCGCCCGACGTGCTGCGCGGGCTGGCCGAACAACTGGCCGATCAATGGCCGGCCTGCCTGCCCGGCCTGCACCGGCTGGAATTCGAAGGCGGCACGCTGACGCTGACCCTGGCATTCGGCGCGGCGTCGACGCTGGCGCCGCAGCTGCGCGCCAGCGTCGATGCTTACTTCCTGGACGGCTTCGCCCCCGACCGCAATCCCGATCTCTGGCAGCCGGCGCTGATGCGCGACCTGGCGCGGCTGGCCGCACCCGATGCCACGCTGGCCACCTGGGCCAGCGCCGGGCCGGTGCGGCAGGCATTGCGCGACGCGGGCTTCCAGGTGCGCAGGCAGCCCGGCTATGGCGGCAAATGGCACATGACGGCAGGGGTGCGCGCGCCCGGGCCGGCACAGGCGCCTGGCGATGCGTGGGCCCTGGCGCGCGGCGCTGATGGGGCGGGGCAAGATGAAGTCGTGGTGGTGGGCGGCGGGCTGGCCGGCGCCGGCATCGCCCAGGCGCTGGCGCTGCGCGGACGGCCGGTGTGCGTGATCGACGCCGCCGGGCCGGCCTCGGCCCATGCGGGCCATGTGGCCGCGGCGCTGACGCCGGTGATTGCGCGCGACGACAATGCGCGCGCGCGCCTGTCGCGCGCCGGCAGCCAGCGGGCGCTGGCGCGCTGGGCCGCGCTTGCGCCCGACGCCGCGCCCTGGCGCTGCGGCACCCTGCAGCTCGAGCGCGATGCCGGGCGCAGCGCGGCCATGGAAGAAACCTTGCGGCAATTGCAGTTTCCGGCCGACTGGGTGCGCGCCGTCGACCGCGACGAGGCGACGGCGCAGGCAGGCGTGCCGGTGGCGCGCGGCGGCGTGTTCTTTGCCGACGGCCTGCTGGTGCGGCCCGCCAGGCTGATTCCCGCCCTGCTGGCCACGCCCGGCGTGCGCCGGGTCGAGGGCCGCGCGGTCGCGCTGCGCCATGCCGGACACGGCTGGCAGGTGCTGGATGGCGGCGGGCAACTGCTGGGGCAGGGCGCCACCGTGGTGCTTGCCAATGCATTCGGCGCCCAGGCGCTGCTGCGCGGCAGCGGGCTGCTTGAGCCCCTGCCGCGCGTGGCGCAAATGCACGCGCTGGCGGGAGAGGTCAGCCTGCTGCCGGCCGCGGGGCTGGGCGGCGGCCCGCGCTGCATTGTCGGCGGCGAGGGCTATCTGCTGCCTGCGGTGGACGGCTGGTGCGTGGCGGGCAGCACCTACGAGCACGGCGCCAGCGCCGCGCAGGTCAGCGCGGCGGGGCAGCAAACTACCCTGGACAAGGCGGCCGGGCTGCTGGGCGGGCTGCCCCCCGCCTGGGCCGCGCTGGTGCCCGGGCAATTGCCGGGATGGGCCGGCTGGCGCGCCGTGCTGCCCGGCCGCCTGCCGGCCGTGGGGCCGCTGGGCCATGCCCCCGGCGTGTGGCTGGCTGCCGGCTATGCCTCGCGCGGGCTCAGTTGGTCGGCCCTGGCGGGTGATCTGGTCGGCGCCTGCCTGTATGGCGAACCCCTGCCGCTGCCGGCCGATCTGCTGGCCGCCGTGGCGCCGCGCTAG